The stretch of DNA TCATGGGAGCTACCCTCATGGCCACCACCTCCATCCTCCTCTGCTGCGGCCTCGCCGCGGTGATCAGCAGCACTTACAGCATCAAGAAACCCTTAAACGACGTTGTCTACGGCGCCCACGGCGAGTTCATGGTGGCCGTAAAATACGTCACCCTACTCCTCATCCTCCTCTTCTCATTCCTATGTCACTCCCTCTCCGTACGTTTCATCAACCAGGTCAACTTCCTCATCAACTGTCCTCCAGGGAACCAGAGCGGCGGTATTGTGACGGCGGAGTACGTGTCGGGGTTACTGGAGAAGGGTTTCCTGCTGAATACGGTGGGGAACAGGATGTTCTACGCGGCCCTGCCGCTTATGTTGTGGATTTTTGGGCCGGTTCTTGTTTTCTTGTGCTCGATGACGATGGTTCCGGTGCTGTATCATTTGGATTTTGTGTTCTCCGTTGAGAGGAGAAAATTTGTGGGCGAGAATGGGAATAGCCACGAATGTGGAGCAGATCTTGCATGATAAAGTGATGAGATTTTTATATGTGTTCGATGGTGCACGTTTAATAACTTTTTATTTTGGATGCATCATTcatgatttattgataattataacaaattacaaaaaatctaaatgagttttacatcgcatgaatatatatatatatatgtataaatttCACGATCTTTgaataaaaaatcaaaaaattgcATCGTGGAGCTTATAAATTAATTAGGCAAAAACGTGTGTAAAACAGTCTCACAGATCATATTTTGTAacacgaatatcttatttaggacatctatgaaaaaatattaatttttatgttaagagtattaaaAAATTCTATTGCTCGGACCCATCAGATCCGAGGCAGTAGGGACGGATCTAGGcgaatttttttcccaaaatatttaACATGTTCGAGAGGATGGGACCAGTCCCTCGTTCCCTTCACCCATAAGGGGAAAGTCAGGTAGGCCTCGCCAGGTTATCACCCTAACCCCTTCATGTAACAAGTCCTTCGAAGACAAAAAATTCGGAGTCTTATatatctcttttttcttttcttttttccaaATTAGGACAGAGTTATAACTCCGATCCATCTCCTTGAGCCGTCAACACGAAGATATAATTAAGTTATCCTCtaacttttaattaatttaaattagaCAACTTTATGTTAGTGCTTTCAGGTAAGttcgatcctgggtgtgggggcagtgcccacaCCTAGGATCAATGGCTGTGATTCAATTTCAtggggaaattttttttaaaaaaaaataaaaattgggccagaaaaaattctggcccttggatgTACCCCTGCAGACAGTGCCTGCAGGGGTAGGAAGGAATAAACCGTGCTTTCCCTACTTCAAGTGCACTATAAATACGGACAAGAGTAAATGTAGAGACAACGTCCTAGTGGACACGAAActaaatgataataataataataataataataataataataataataattattattattattattattattattattattaaacagCCAATTATTTATTTGACATGAGAATATTGTGTGAGACACGATATTAAAACTAAAAAAGTTGGTGGGGTGAAagaaatttcataaaaatttgtgtgagacggtttcacgtgtcgtattttgtgagactggtatcttatttaggtcatccatgaaaaaatattactctttatgctaagagtattattttttattgtaaatatcgatagggttgacccgtctcacagataaagattcccgagactgtctcacaagagacttactcaatAAATTTTAGGCAAACTCCCTCAAAGCGAATGACAATAAACCACACCACAACGGAgccaaataatttaattaattaacagCGAACAAAATTCTTCTATATTCaagtaatatatttatattttaacattatttttatatatatgcatgGTAAATTGTATtctttaaatgaaaattttcgtTATGAGTTTATTAGAAAGCCATTACAAATCAGTTTATTCGATGATAAATGAAAATTAACTTACAGCACTTGTTTACATATTGTAATACTGATCACGTTTTCTCTGTGTTCTAGGATTCtggttatatataatataataataatccaCACACAAAAACAATTGTGATCTGATCTGACTTTTTTTTATGTCCAAAGTGTTATTTTTTTAGTGCAAACGCTTTATTAGTTAATTTGTGAAGAAATATTATGTAGTGTATGATGATTTGAATGAAAAAAATTACATCctttttttgtgaaaaatagaGTGTAATATATACTTATTTGAACGAAaagaattatatattatattaaaagtaCTATTTTTCATTATTCATATAGACTGAGTCGACTCAACTCACGAATATAAAAATCATTACACGGAGACCTACTGACGTTTTGGGTTGGAAATTTTCTAAAACATTATATTTGGTCGAGCTATCATTTAGATTTTTTCAACTTAACGAAATGCAGGCTCAgtttttattataataacatAGAAATTAAAGCATCAACCTAGAAACCTTAACGTGGAATAATTCATCATGCGACACAATAATCCTAGTACAAAGAGAAGAGAAGATCAATATATCACATCCAACAGAAACAAAAGGGTCTAAAACAACATCAACAGTACTGCTTAATTCATCATTTAGACACTGGAACAACATGTGGTGACCAAGACCATATGTCCGGCACACGACCAGCAGGGACTCCGATGACTCCGTTCGCGGCATTTCCCCCGAGCGTATCAACATTTTCCAGCCCATTAATAATGCGTGAATCTGTAATAGCACtgtaattatgagaattttcaTCTCCACAGCCAGTCATTATCTGGGAGAGATTATCCATCCTATTCATGTGGTTGTGCACGTATGCTTGGGGCGTAGTGTTCAGATAATTTTGAAGAAGATGGCTTAAACTCGAGGTCAGCGAGCCTCGAGTCACAAGATCTTCGGCTAGTTTCACCTGGATTAATGAAGGTAAAATCAGGTGCACAATATACTAGAAAAATCGATCAAACGAAACGACGAAATTGTAGCGTGGCGTCTTACATACCTTGGCTCTTAGAGCTTCTACATCAGATTTAAGCACTCGATTGTTTGTAGAGGAGTCTTTAAACTGCTGAGAAGCATCTGTCAGTTGTTTGAACAATGACGAATTCTCAACTCGTAGTTGTTCGACCTGCAGCATGCATAAAGCCTAGTTAGCATTGAGAGAACTCAAGGTGATTCTTTAACTTAAAGAGAAACAAACATATACATTTACCTGTTGTTCGAGCTCGGATAAATGAGCTTGCTTTCTTTTTCTAGAACGCTGAGCTGATTGCCTGTTAGAAGCCATCCTGAAATCACATTCTCAACTCAGATTAGACGAGCTCAAGCTTTGATAGTCTACTTTTCTTCCAACAATTTCTCAAGAGAACTAAGTATACCTTCTGATGCGCTTAATGTCTACGTGATCTGTGCTTTCTACACAAGGTCCAGCTTCAGTCTCTAGACCATCGTCATCCGATTGCTCATGTGAGGAACCACTGCTTGGTCcaattgtttgattatcctgacCCTTGGGATTAATGGAGGATAATGGACTATCGACTGGAATTACGAGCCAATTTAGTCATCAAATTTTGCTGATTTTTACATGCATAAAGATAACATACTTGCATAGAATTTGATGGCAAATTAGATATTAGCAAATATAAAGGACTGAGCTCTGAACTGGTTGGAATTTCACGGCATTCACTCACCGCACGATGACTTGGAGACAATTGTCGCTGAAGCATTAGACAGGTTAGGATAAAGATCCTGAGACCAGAATGAGGCGTCTGCCAGAGAATTGGAACCTGAGAATTCTCTTAAAATTTcctgaaatttaaaaataaaggtACGCAATAAAGGCTTTAACTTGATAAGAAGAATATACTGATTTCGTTATACCAACTTCAAATATCGACaacattttctcatgaaattcAGAGATCCATAAGTGAAACATGTTTACTTGATGCAAAAGGAAAGATTACACGGAGAAGCTGACTTAATTGGTCATACCAAATACCTATATTAATATTGATTCCTATGATCATTCAGTATTTCTAACAAGCCATCACAAATTTTATCGTTCAAACCACGTTATGACACTGTTTGCCAGTGTCCAACAACCAATACTTAAACAGATCTCACGAGGAACGGGGCAACCATCAAACCCCTCTCCCGCTTCTGCAAAGATTTAGCAACAAGAAATTTGTGACAAACACTAACTATTGTGCCTCGTTAAAGAAACAGTGTGATCACTAGAACATTTAGAATGAAGTCTATTGATCCATGGCAGGTTTAACAATCATTTCTGCCAAACACTTGGCTTCTTGCATATTTCACATTGTACTAGCTTCAGATCCAACAGATTAAAATTTACACACCCACAGTTACAGATGTGACTGCCACTATGAAACAAGAAACAAGGacaaaaactttttcaaaagtGAGAGATCCATTGGAAAAATAAAGCAACATAACATTTCAAAATGATGCATAAAGCAGTGGCTTTTACCAATTACCAAAGCACCTTTACGTTGCATCCGCATTTCTTTAGCTGAAGAATCACCTCAAGATCAAGATTCATGAAACTTTATTACGAAAACCACCAAACTTTTAACAGAAGGAGATACCTTGAACAGTTCATATTCCAACATAATCGTGGTTCAAACTTCAAAGAATGCTGAATATTACAATTAATCAAAGTGGAATTATTTTGGCATACATCAGCAAGCAAAGAGAATCTTAGCCATCTTTTGGTATGAGCTACATATATTCATGGGGCAATAACTGATGGCCGCCTATGAAATTTTATATGTTATTTTTCTGGGTTGCCCCTTCTAATTGTGCGGACgtgtaaataaatattatagctTTAAACAAAAAGACAAAAAACATCATACAGCTAACTTTATCATTCTGACCAAAGAGAAACTAAAGAAACAATATTTACTTTCACATTACTTCTTCTCAATAATTCAATTCCAAGTACATATAAGAGTCACGAAATAAATCAATCAAAAAGACACAAGAATTATATTATAACTGAAAGGAAACAGGATAAAACATTTATTTCATTACTTTAAGCAAGACTGATTACCGAACTCCGGAAAGGAAGTGGGATGTTATGGTCACTATTTTCCATATCAAATAAACCATGATCAGACCCTCCAAAGATCTCAACTTTGTGGTGTATTTTCTTCTCATCTTCTGAAGAAAAGAACTCACGAAGCGCCAATAATGAATCGCTTTTTTTCATGTCACCGCAACCTGCGAAGACAGAACCGCCATTAAAGCCTGGTTTTTTACTTTCCATTTGCAGATTTCTCGATATTTTTTCTAAAGGATTTCTTAGCTACGAAGAACCTGTGGGTGTCAGGGTGGAGAAGAGAGAGGAGAAGGGAAGGAATATGTGTGGGATTGgagttatatatataattggagTCTGGAGAGTTTAGGTGAACCGAAGTGAAAGAGGAGGAAGAAGCCAAAGTGTCTTTTTGATTAATGAAAAAGCTAAGGAATCTTTTGCATGAAGCTGGTCACACTTTAGGTTGCGAATTTACTTCTACGCCCTTCGGAAAATTGAAATTACACTTTGGACCTTGTattattgttgttttttttttcttatcattatttaataatttatacgAACCACACGTGATGTGTTTGTTTCGtttatattataattgtttttattattacttttgtatttcatatattcaaattttgatatcaaaccaaaaaaatttcagtaaatttatattatatatatatatatgtcatcCTTGAATATATAATAGTAGGTATATAATAAGTCTTACTTATCTATTTCTATGAGACGATTTAACTCGATCCATgcttgaaaacaatatttttagtattaaaataatgtttttttcaAGAATTGGGTCAACTCGTTGATCTATTTCACAAATTTAATCTGTAAGACTATCTCGTACGAGTTTTTATGATTATTCTTAACAACTTATTAATAATATGTTTAGTTGGAATCTTGACATATTCGAGTTTTTCTTGGCTTCAAATTTATCAATAATTTTGTTTCCATTAAAAGTTATCTTAAACTTCACTTACTCTGAAAATCAATGTAGCAATACCAATAAATATACACCTTATAAATTCATTGtgacaaaacataaaaaagTATCCTTCCATGGAGCCAAGCAAGCATACTAATTGGAATCACGTTTTGAATAAATCAACCTTCTTCTTTTGCATTCCATAATATAGTTTGGTATATTGTATTGTCGGATTTATTATATTATGAAAATAGAaaaccaatttttttatttaaaaaaacccCCTTTATTATTACAATATCATTAATGTTTGGTGGTGTTTTCTATACTAACAAACAcaatgaaaatttttattttgtttttattttatttttttgttttattttattttttcaaaaaaaaaaaaagaaaccttTATTTGAGTTGATTGAATTGAATGAATAGGCTTTTCATTGATTAACATAAAGAAAAAAGATGGGGTATTGTTCTGGAGATTGATTTGGACATCACCGGCCTATACAAAGACCAACCCATAGATACCTTCAAAAGTCTAATTGGGTCTGCCAAGTGTAGCATCACACTTTGTGCCAATCAACTTTTTATTTAATTCTTGACTAAGAAAGAGCTTTGATTTGGTGTATCAAAATATTATAGGACCAACACCTTTtgtattaataaaaattatactaATCATTTAACTCGAATCTTTTAAGTTATATTACAGTATAGATTTCACGGTTCGATCGTTTTACTTCGTATGAATAATTATTACacttattataaaatttattgatgttttatatttttctttccttttctctcttttgaataaagtatttttgaaattatatttGTTTTTGAGGGATAAAAAATGAGTAGagtcattttttattattttttttggctGGGATGgttttttttaaagtaaaacAAATTCATTACTTCATAATATCTTGATTTACAATACTAAGTAATCAAGCTGGTATATCACCAGAACATCAAACAACAAAAGAAGAAACATCAGAAGTTTCACAAGCTAACCGAGCAACCTTGTTGGTCGATCTCGACATGTGGTTGGGATGGTTACAACAAATGAAAAGGTGTCAGTAAAGGGGCATGCATTTCAATGGAAGAAACCTAAATGAAATGGGAATGTATTTTTTGGAACTTTGAAAACAGTCTGAAAATGAAATAAAGCATCATgaaacttttttaaaaatgtaatattttccATTTAAAAAGAAAGAAATGATGTCTGCTTACCTCTCTAATTGGCCAAGGGAAAGAAGGGATTAAAATATTCCCCTAATTTcctcctctcttttttttttggttaaaaAAGTTTTTACTTTATTTCCCTGCCTAccaaactttttttttattgatgaccAAGTTGGCTTAACAAATTAGGTAATCTTTATTTCAATAAGGTGCATAAAATTGTCCCCTTTTCTTTTATATTATAAGCCAAAAGAGGAGAATGGCTCCCATATACATATTAGTTCAGAACAAGTAAATTATTTCATTAACCAATTAATGGACCAAagcattttttaaaatgaagtttgccattaaaaaaaacatgagGTTGCATTTCGTTGGCTTGATatgattattaatttaattaaattcaactaaatatttatttattccaaatcgatcaaatgattgacTTAAAATTAcagtattattatttatatatttctttATTCATATTCATTAATTATTGTAAATGAACAAAAAATAGATTTTCATTTTATCcctaaattaattaatcaaatcaattattatttattcaatATTATTACACATCCTACTCATACAGTCATATCAACCCATCTAATAGGACTCTGAAGGATGTATATTACTGTAATAGACAACTAACTACATTCATCATACAAACAAAAtgcaatataaaaaaaaacctaTTAATTTCAAATTAGAATCCTAAaaactttatttaaaaatatccaagagttttttttttattattattgtgaaTTAAGCATTTACAAGatttttttttggtattttcacagaagtcacaaatgagatatTGTCTAGTCTTTAAGAATGCAGAGCATCAGTTCCCAAATCCAAACAGATTCTGCAGATTAAGGAAAAAAAAAGGTTAATATATGAAAATTAACCTGGTTTGTGCAAATGGGATTCTGATCCAAAGTCAAATATTGAGGAGAAATGGACCGAGGGTAGAGATCATATGTTGAGACAATTGATTCAATGATTATTAGCTATTCCTTGATAAAATGATTCATAAGTTGCAACCCTCGTCTTTGAATCAGGTAGCTCCAATTCTTCCTTAAATTTGGTTGTCATCTTCAAGAAATCCTCAAAGTGCAGTTGCTTCCATTCCTGTACGATGCAAGGAATTGAGATCGCAACAATTATTCAAGATGCGTCGTCCAGATTCGTCCTCGTTCAAAATTTGAGCAGACAGTTATCATTCGAAAAGTTTCTTTTCTGATctatcaaaaaaattaaatgtgtGTGTGTCGCGTGATAGGAAATGAAATTCCTATTTTTGACCGAAAGAAAGATGAAGATTCACCTCAAAATCCCACTCGCCATAGAGGTTTGGATCTGTTTTATTTTGCCAAACATATGTATCCGTTCTCAACTTCTCATAGCCATCCTGCAGATTCAAGAGATCGGCAAAATGTAGAATACATGCACAAGTGACACTTTATAAGTTGAGCAGCCAAATAACATTTAGATAAAGTTCCTAACTTTTTTTCGCAAACAGAAGTCCATGGCCGTTCTATATTTAAGTGCCATAAATTGCAGTCGGCAATTGTTGCATAGATATGCACATAACTATGGCATGAGACATCTTTCCCTTATTATATAGCAAGCTGAGGCTTCTCCACCAAGGCACGAGCCTATTCTCTTCCTTCTTCTACTAATGATTTAGCAGAATGCATAGGTCCCAATTCAGGGAGAAAAGCAAGTTAATCTCTTTCAGTCGCAAAAGCTTGAAAGCTCAAGCCAACAAATTAACCACAAATATAGAACAAGATGATAAAGAACCCAGACATGGTGACCTACATTAAAGAGAACATCGACAGTCTTCCTCTCATATTCAACATCCTCAAATGTATCCAAAATATAAAGTTCAGGTGGGGTGATGCCGATGAGTACCTATAACCAATTTCTAATCATTAGAAAATGCACGGGTACCCGCCGGCTAGGCATCACAAAATATGCTGCAACaaagaaagttcaaaagattgaATATGTAACACGCAACACACCTTCccaataactttcttattttcgaCGGGAATGATTGCAGGGTAAACACGCCCCTTGATGCTAAACCTATGGCTATTCAAAATAAAGACAAGGAAACAAATATCAAGAACAGAAACACAGCTCCCTGCTTACTGCATGTTGATAAGAAAAACACTTTATTCAAAAAATCATacataaaaactcaaaataatcaaaTCTAATTAATATTGAACATGCATAGAATTGGACAGTGATCTTCACTGAAAATATAATGTGCGCAAATTAGAATGGAGATCATTTTGGTCTCAATCCAGATTCACATGTAAGTAATAATGAATGAATTTACACCATTAAAACAGGGACTTATATATCGTGCGCACAGCAGTCGAACACAAAGATTTGctgtttacaaaaaaaaatcacatcTTTCATGGCACAAATTGCTGCCTTAATCTACAACCAAGATTATAGCTCAAACATTTCTGAATTATTCTTCGCTTTTATCATcgcaaaataataaatattcaaaatgtctaattcgaaaaaaaaaaaagaaggcaAACACCAGTCCTAATAGGATATAATATAAATCAGGCATCGGAAGCGGCACTATCAGTTGCCCACCATCCACTAAATCTCCACAAATATTACAAACAACCCGGATCAGAAAAACAAAGCAAAAGCTAATTTCGACAAATAGCTACGAATACGCCCTCATCTTGAATAGGTACATGGATGCATGTAACATATATGTTTGTAGGAAGAAATTGACAGAGACTGACTGGTCGGGTAGGATGGCAGGGGAAGAAGGAGGGACGCGACTCAAGAGCGCGCATACGACATCGTCCGAGAGGAGGCTACCGTAGACGAAGACATTGGAAACGGTGGCTGGATTGCTTGTGCCCATGGATGACTATGACTGGAAGAGTTGTCGCCTGCTGCAAATTTGGAGCTCCACAagttatataaattaattctaCTTTTATAAATACAACAAAAACACGTACGTAAATGAATCTATTTTATGAGAAAGATCTTCAATCTAGGTATccgttaaaaattattttttatgttaagaatattattttttattgaaaatatcagtacggttgatctgtctcacatataaagattcgtgagaccgtcttacaaaatacctattcaaatacataaaaatcaattttaagACTCATGGAACTGTAAGGTTGCTTGGATCAACTCCAATagaatattaataaattttaaggTTGAAATTAAATAGAATTGAGTTCGAtaattttaagattgaaattaaatataattgagTTCGATTTTGATAtgcaatttgaaaattttatttttttcaattcgACTCAAAACGTTCAAAATATTCTTGACTTATTAAGTTTCGATAATTAAgattgatatataatatattatattaataaaatattaaagtacGCGAATGGTATGGGTGATAACGGTGcgattttacaattttttttaaaaaaattcaaaccgaaTTGTCATATATGGTCGGttagtattttgaaaaaataatcgCGGTTTACATGAAGAACTAGTCTTACGGTTTCAAGCGGTTGCGATCGGTTTAcggtttttttaatgaaaaatattagaacatatattttaatttatttgaaaacaacaaCCATATAttatctttaaatataaaatatagttcaaatcgtacaaaaataaaaatagataaaacaataatcaaaatctaaaactaagttaataatttaacaacataACAAACTCACAACAAAATGACATTTAcattattttatctttttttttactttcaaacttcaaacaaaatattgtagtaaataaaataaattcccTAATAAAAGACTAATATGAAGAATAATTAAAAAGaagataaattttatttgtaaaaataataattttgaagagATTTGAGATGTAATGATATGAATAATgacttctttatttgaatatgttgtttaaaaattattataattttaggTCAAATATTATGGCAAGCGGTTTAGGCGGTGCGATtcttggcaaaaaaaaaaataaccgaaccgTCTATGCGGTGCGGTTTATGATTCATATTTTTAATCGCGATTTTCTTAGAATATTATGAAAAACGGTGCAGTGCAATTCGGTTTAGGTGGTTCGGAcgattattaaaaaattgatcACCCCTAGCGAACAGTTTAcaaattattcaacaacataatttTTAATCAAGTTTAGTTCGAATTCGGTTCGTTTTGAATAtaagtcaaatatttatcgaatcatctcaaaattcaaaaaaaaaatagccTCTGATTTTGCAAATTTGGTTATATGGATTTGAAACGGTGCTTCATCCCAAACCTCGTCAGCCCAAATTCTCAAAGGCTAGCGAAACGCCACGTCATCGTACGGTACACGCACCACGCGTCACCTTCTCAACTATCTATAACGTCCAATGAACCCCGTCTGCTTCAAAACCACAGTAAACCCGACGAGATGATCCATAATCTAGCCATAATTTTCTCTCGTCCCTCAGCAAACCTTTTTCTTCACTCCACAAAACCCACTTTTCAAGCTAAATCACCCGAAAGATTTGTCGTTTTTTGCTGTTTAACTAGAACCATGCACTCCTCGAATGCTGTTAGAACTGCGCAAACTGTGCACCAAGTTCCCGATTTTGGGCCGGATGAAATCGAACGGGTTGCTGAACAGGCGTTTCAGAGGTACAGTTTTGATGGGTCCTCAGGTTTGTCGAAGCGGAAGGGTAAAGGGGTTGCGATTGTTTGGTTCAGGAATGATTTGAGGATTTTGGACAATGAGGTATTGTTTAAGGCTTGGGCTTCATCGGAGGTTGTCTTGCCCGTTTACTGTGTTGATCCGAGACATTTGGGGACAACGCATTACTTTGGGTTTCCTAAGACTGGAGGTACCGCTTCGTACACTTAGT from Primulina eburnea isolate SZY01 chromosome 6, ASM2296580v1, whole genome shotgun sequence encodes:
- the LOC140834470 gene encoding AIG2-like protein D; this encodes MGTSNPATVSNVFVYGSLLSDDVVCALLSRVPPSSPAILPDHHRFSIKGRVYPAIIPVENKKVIGKVLIGITPPELYILDTFEDVEYERKTVDVLFNDGYEKLRTDTYVWQNKTDPNLYGEWDFEEWKQLHFEDFLKMTTKFKEELELPDSKTRVATYESFYQGIANNH
- the LOC140833511 gene encoding uncharacterized protein, encoding MEWKKCYLDVILVPLGLLISVAYHVWLWHMVRTRPLSTIIGTNARGRRFWVASIMKDNEKKNILAVQTLRNTIMGATLMATTSILLCCGLAAVISSTYSIKKPLNDVVYGAHGEFMVAVKYVTLLLILLFSFLCHSLSVRFINQVNFLINCPPGNQSGGIVTAEYVSGLLEKGFLLNTVGNRMFYAALPLMLWIFGPVLVFLCSMTMVPVLYHLDFVFSVERRKFVGENGNSHECGADLA
- the LOC140834469 gene encoding basic leucine zipper 9-like yields the protein MESKKPGFNGGSVFAGCGDMKKSDSLLALREFFSSEDEKKIHHKVEIFGGSDHGLFDMENSDHNIPLPFRSSEILREFSGSNSLADASFWSQDLYPNLSNASATIVSKSSCVDSPLSSINPKGQDNQTIGPSSGSSHEQSDDDGLETEAGPCVESTDHVDIKRIRRMASNRQSAQRSRKRKQAHLSELEQQVEQLRVENSSLFKQLTDASQQFKDSSTNNRVLKSDVEALRAKVKLAEDLVTRGSLTSSLSHLLQNYLNTTPQAYVHNHMNRMDNLSQIMTGCGDENSHNYSAITDSRIINGLENVDTLGGNAANGVIGVPAGRVPDIWSWSPHVVPVSK